The Oligoflexia bacterium DNA segment AGTTAAAGCTTTGAAGATTTTGGCAAAGAACAAGAAAGCTCAAGATTTGCGCAAAGCTCATGAAGCGAATGCTGAATTAGACAATGTTAATTTAACCAAAGCTGAAGCGGTGAAAAAAGCTTTCCCAGAGAAGTGCAATCCAGCTTCTCCACGCTCTCGCTACATTCCCGCTCACATTAAACGCCAAGTGTGGGTGAGAGCCAAATCTCAGTGCACTTTTATTAATCCAGTTTCAAAGCTTCGTTGTACTGCTTCGCGTTTTCTTCAAACCGAGCACATTATTCCATTTGCTTTAGGGGGAGCCGCAACGCTAGATAACCTGACTCTACTTTGTTCAAATCACAATAAACTCAAAGCACTTCACACCTTTGGTAAATCGACAATGGATCGTTATTTGGAGAGTTGAGGGTCACAGAGAGTTAATGGTCAGTCAAAATCATTAATCGTCGCAGAATGATCTGAATTGCTCGAAAAACCGTAATCAGTGAAGTGAAAATAAATTAATTGCAAAAGTCTGTTGCCCCGTTTTATGGGGAAGAACCAAGAACCCTTAAAAATTTGGAGGTGACGGTGAGACTTGAACTCACGTAAGCGGTTTTGCAGACCGCGGCCTAACCCCTTGGCTACGTCACCATTAATTTGAACTCACACAAAATATGCGTCATACCAGTTGATGTAAAGGCTAAATTATGGTGCTTGATTTGCATTAACAGCGTTGACTCTATTTATAAGTAATAGAGCGAACTTAATCCGCCCAAAAAGACTACTTTTGTACGAAAGTGTCGTTTTTGGTCCTTACCAAGGGTTAGAGATGTTTAGAGTTCTCAATCTCATAGTATCCATAATTATGGCCTTAACGGTCGGTTTATCCACCCCCCATGTACTGGCGGCAGATCGTCAAGGCGTAAGTGGCGCAATTTCAAATTTACTTTTTGATTCTGATTTTTGCACAAATGGAATGCGACGAATCTTAAGTTCTGATCCAAATATCGATTTTGAAAAACAAGCAATTCGTGATCTCACGGCGCTTGTTATTCGTGAATATCTCAAAGCTGGGTATCCATCTAAAAATGAAAATCTAAAACACGTTCGCAGAATGATCGACATCATTAGATCTAATCGCACTGAATTAGAAAAAATCGGATTAAACCCTGATGAAATCATTTCATCTCTTTACATTTCTGACATGGCTAAGAGCCAACACATCATTGATAAATATAAAGATACTTTCTTTAACGGTGATTATTTAACTGCATTTTTAGAACACAGTCGCATGAGTATGTTTGAAGCAGACGAAATGGCAAAAAAACTAGGCATTTCTGACGAAGCTTGGCAACGACTCACCAGTGGAGTTATTGGTCATGATGGCCCATCAATACCAGGTACATGGTGGGAAGAAATGTACTCAAAAAAACTTGGTAAACCCTACCCAAAACTTATGGCACAGCAAGGTGTAATTCATGCTTATCTTGATCGCATGGATCAAGGCGGACTTTATCGAATAAATAAGTCACTCGAGGGCGGAATTAGAAAAATAAGCTATGACATGTACAACAGAAAAAAGACACCTCAGTATCACAATCTTACAGAAACCGTTAAATATGCCTTTGGTGATGTTCATGAGAAAACAATTCCTCAGCTTGATCATTTAGATCAAGTGGTTGTGCCTAAATTTTTTCCAGAAGGTAACTTTCCACCGTTTTTAAGAAAGCAACGCGCTGAATTTGATCAATCACAAGAATATTTAGAATTTGTTGAATTTAAAGGTAATCCTCAAAGAGTGATTATAAAAGATAAAGACGGAGCAGAAGTAGTAGTAAAAACTCTCGATGAGTTTTGGTTATTCATTTCTGTATTTTCAAATAAATAATCTAATTTCTAAAACAAACAGTTTAATCCCCAAAAATATATTATTTCAATTTTTTGACATCAAATATAATTTCTGAATACCTAAATGCTTCCTCTAAATTTTGCATCTTAACCTCTGGTGAAAAATCTAAAACTGCCAAAGTCTGAGCTAAACTTTTAACCTTCAACCATGAACGGTAATTTAAAGAGCCTGCATCTTGTTTATGCTCTAAAAAATCTTGAGCATGTTTTGAAAATTTAATATCGCCACACTTACTTTTAAACTCCAAAGCTTTTTTAATTCTTTCTAAAATCACTTGTGATGAAATTTTCTCTTCATTACCCATAGGGGAATCACAAAATACTTTTACATCGAAACGATCAAAAAGCGGCCCACTCATTCGAGCTTGATATTTTAGTCTATTTATTTCAAGACAACCGCACGCCTTTACAAAATGCCCCCAGTATCCACAGCGACAAGGGTTTGAAGCAGCAATCACTTGCACGCGACTAGGAAACTGCACATGAAGGCCAGCCCTATAGATTTCAACAAATCCTTTCTCAAAAGGCTCTCGTAGTGAATCTAAAACTGAGGGATTAAATTCTAAAAATTCATCAAGAAACAAAACACCACCGTGGGCTTTAGTAAGTGCACCTGGCCTTGGTGGCACTCCCCCGCCTAATAAACCAACAATAGATGCTGAATGATGGGGTGATGCCCAAGGAATCTCTTTTGGATGTCTTTTATAAAGGGCATCTAAAGCTTTTTGTTCAATATCGATCTCATCACCAGATCGGTGTAAAAATCTTTTTAAACTCTCGGCAAAAAATGTTTTTCCACAACCCGGCGGACCACTAAGCAAATAGTGATGCCGCCCTACAGTAGCTATTTCTAGATGCCTTGCCCAAAATCGTGAAAATTTTAATTTACTCAGGTCTAAATTTTCTTGAATACTTTGTTTATTATTTAAGTCAGTGACTTCACTACTTAGTGCACTCTCATCTGTTTTTAAAAATGTATTTTGATTCCACCACTGTGGCTGTCTAAGTTCTTGAATATGTTTTATTCCCACAACATGTGTATTCAGACTTTGCGCCAATGCAGGTGCTACTTCCGTAGGAACTACAATGATCTCAATTTCTTTTTTCTCTAAAAGTGCAAAGGCAAGGGCTTCTACTTCAGGAACACACCGCACATGACCATCAAGTGCTAACTCGCCCAAAAACATCACAGACTTTGGAGGTACTTCTATTTGCTCTGATGTTGCAAGAATGCGCGCTGCTAATGCGAGCTCAAAACCACTCCCCTCTTTTCGAACTTTAGAAGGTGCTAAATTTAAAACCACACGCTTTTCATACGGAAACTTATAACCCGCTTGAATGATGGCACTTTTCACTCGCGTTTTACTTTCTTTAAGTACCGCGTCTGGAAGCCCTACAATTTGAAAAAATGGTAACCCCGATGAGAGATCAATTTCAATTTCTACCGCGATTGGTTTAACGCCAACCAGCGTTGCTGAATAAAATATCATAGATTTATGAATTGCAATTAATTGCCAGGCTAAAACTTATTTAAATAGGAGATGGTCAAAAATCAGTTCGAAGTATCGGACAACGGATGATGCTGATCGATTGTTTCTTTAAGATCAGAGTTTTCAACTTTGGTATAAATCTCAGTGGTTGCAATGCTGGCATGCCCCAAGAGTGTTTGAATAGATCTTAAATCTACTCCCTCACGTAAAAGCTGAGTTGCACAGGCATGGCGAAGCTTATGAGGTGAAACATTTTTCTTAAACCCCGCCTCTAACGACCATCTTTTTAGCCATCGAAATATATCAATACGACTTGGTCTATGACCACGATCATTAGCTATAAGTGATTTTTCTGACGGATCAACCATGTTTAATCGAATATTTAAATACTCATTAAGTGCTTCAATAGCCACTGTCACCAACGGCACAACCCTTTGTTTTGCACCCTTACCAGATATGCGCATCACTCGAAGATCAAGTTGCACATCAACCATATCAAGTGCGCATAGCTCTGAAACACGACACCCTGTTGCGTAGAGCAGAGTAAGAACCGCTTTATTTCTTAATTGGCGATACTCATCTTTTTCTGTGGTTGCTGAACGCATCAATGATTTAATTTGTTCTTCAGTAAGCGTTTCGGGCAAAGTTCTAATATGTTCAGTGATCTCAAGTTTTGGAACTTCTTTAATGAGACCCTGTCTTTGAAGATATCGAAAATAACTTCTCAAAGTTGAAATTACACGGGCCTGAGAACGACGACCCAAACCCTTTTTAGTACAATATGTTTGAAATTTAATTTGAGAAAAATTATCTACACGCGCATTTGTTTCGTTTATGAATTCTCCAAAGAGATTCAAATCTCGTGCGTAACTGCTTTGTGTGTTTTTTGATCCTGATTTTTCTACAAGTACACTTGTTAAAAAATCAGTGAGGTTTGGAAGTTCCATGAGAAATAGTCTATTGGGAATTTTTTAAATATGCAAAGAGGTATTACTCAGGTTGTGTGAGAATCATTTGGCCTAAAAACACCTCTTTACCATTAATGATGCGGCTGAGTTGAAGTTTAATGACATCAGTTAAATCGACATCACCTTCTTCATCAAGAATATCGTCGCTACGAACTATGAGTGCTGATTTATTATGTAAATTAAGTTCTATTCCAAAATCATTTTCAGTATAGACACCAGGGTTCAACGCAATGTTTCTTCCAGGTACTAAAACCCCATCATCATTGATGCCAATGCGCACAAAATTCACGTCAATACCAGCATTCGATGGTGCTGCGGCAGGTACCACCTGAGCAGGTGTTGCACCCGGCACGGGGGTGGGAGTAGGTGCCGCAACAACAGCGGGGGTGGCTTTGTCTTTTCCTGCGATTATTAAAGCGCCGCGAACACCGTTAGCTCTATTGGTAATTACAAAAAATGCATATGTTTTAGTAAGATTTGTTTCTTTCACAGATTCTTGAGCGTTGTCAAAAAATCCGTTGTGCTTAAGGGGCATGACAATATCGATGGGGCCCATACTTCCTGGTGACTCAGCAAAAAACATTGTAGACCCTGGCTCAGCGTGCATTTTGATAAATGTTTTCATGTTTTCTTTAATCACTGCATCTTCAGGAAAAGTTGAAGCATTAATTTTTGACGAAAGTTGACTCAGCTTTGCTTCTACAGCATCTTTGCCGA contains these protein-coding regions:
- a CDS encoding HNH endonuclease, whose protein sequence is VKALKILAKNKKAQDLRKAHEANAELDNVNLTKAEAVKKAFPEKCNPASPRSRYIPAHIKRQVWVRAKSQCTFINPVSKLRCTASRFLQTEHIIPFALGGAATLDNLTLLCSNHNKLKALHTFGKSTMDRYLES
- a CDS encoding ATP-binding protein, yielding MIFYSATLVGVKPIAVEIEIDLSSGLPFFQIVGLPDAVLKESKTRVKSAIIQAGYKFPYEKRVVLNLAPSKVRKEGSGFELALAARILATSEQIEVPPKSVMFLGELALDGHVRCVPEVEALAFALLEKKEIEIIVVPTEVAPALAQSLNTHVVGIKHIQELRQPQWWNQNTFLKTDESALSSEVTDLNNKQSIQENLDLSKLKFSRFWARHLEIATVGRHHYLLSGPPGCGKTFFAESLKRFLHRSGDEIDIEQKALDALYKRHPKEIPWASPHHSASIVGLLGGGVPPRPGALTKAHGGVLFLDEFLEFNPSVLDSLREPFEKGFVEIYRAGLHVQFPSRVQVIAASNPCRCGYWGHFVKACGCLEINRLKYQARMSGPLFDRFDVKVFCDSPMGNEEKISSQVILERIKKALEFKSKCGDIKFSKHAQDFLEHKQDAGSLNYRSWLKVKSLAQTLAVLDFSPEVKMQNLEEAFRYSEIIFDVKKLK
- a CDS encoding tyrosine-type recombinase/integrase, whose amino-acid sequence is MELPNLTDFLTSVLVEKSGSKNTQSSYARDLNLFGEFINETNARVDNFSQIKFQTYCTKKGLGRRSQARVISTLRSYFRYLQRQGLIKEVPKLEITEHIRTLPETLTEEQIKSLMRSATTEKDEYRQLRNKAVLTLLYATGCRVSELCALDMVDVQLDLRVMRISGKGAKQRVVPLVTVAIEALNEYLNIRLNMVDPSEKSLIANDRGHRPSRIDIFRWLKRWSLEAGFKKNVSPHKLRHACATQLLREGVDLRSIQTLLGHASIATTEIYTKVENSDLKETIDQHHPLSDTSN